The proteins below are encoded in one region of Chrysemys picta bellii isolate R12L10 chromosome 4, ASM1138683v2, whole genome shotgun sequence:
- the LOC135983046 gene encoding uncharacterized protein LOC135983046, translating to MKATDGRQPFSRLFSWVGEHCRLHTTASMEPAEVKTALMNIVNTSRVLVEFMLSQDQKNEERRQRQRQRSDKHDEDMDTDTDTEFSETTGPGALEIMLLMGQILNMERRFWARETSTDWWDRIVLQVWDDSQWLRNFRMRKGTFMELCDLLSPALKRQNTKMRAALTVEKRVAIALWKLATPDSYRSVGNQFGVGKSTVGAAVMQVAKAITQVLLRKFVTLGNVQAIVDGFAAMGFPNCGGAIDGTHIPILAPEHQATEYINRKGYFSMVLQALVDHKGRFTNINAGWAGRVHDARVFRNTTLFKGLQQGTYFPDQKITVGDVEMPIVILGDPAYPLMPWLMKPYTGSLDRSQELFNYRLSKCRMVVECAFGRLKGRWRSLLTRSDLSQRNLPIVISACCVLHNLCESKGETFMAGWEAEANRLAADYAQPDTRAIRRAHHEAVCIREALKTSFMAGQATV from the coding sequence atgaaagcaacggacggcagacaaccattttcgcgccttttttcctgggtgggtgaacactgcagactccataccacggcaagcatggagcccgctgaggtcaagacagcactcatgaatattgtaaacacctcgcgcgttctcgtggagtttatgctgagccaggaccagaaaaacgaggagaggaggcagcggcagcggcagcgcagcgacaagcatgatgaggacatggacacggacacggatacagaattcagtgaaaccacaggccccggtgctttggagatcatgttgttaatggggcagattctaaacatggaacgccgattctgggcaagggaaacaagcacagactggtgggaccgcatagtgttgcaggtctgggacgattcccagtggctgcggaactttcgcatgcgtaagggcactttcatggaactttgtgacttgctgtcccctgccttgaaacgccagaataccaagatgagagcagccctcacagttgagaagcgcgtggcgatagccctgtggaagcttgcaacgccagacagctaccggtcagtcgggaatcaatttggagtgggaaaatctactgtgggggctgctgtgatgcaagtagccaaagcaatcactcaggtgctgctacgaaagtttgtgactctgggaaatgtgcaggccatagtggatggctttgctgcaatgggattccctaactgtggtggggcgatagacggaacccatatccctatcttggcaccggagcaccaagccaccgagtacataaaccgcaaggggtacttttcaatggtgctgcaagcacttgtggatcacaagggacgtttcaccaacatcaatgcgggctgggcgggaagggttcatgacgctcgcgtcttcaggaacacaactctgtttaaagggctgcagcaagggacttactttccggaccagaaaataaccgttggggatgttgaaatgcccatagttattcttggggacccagcctaccccttaatgccatggctcatgaagccatacacaggcagcctggacaggagtcaggagctgtttaactacaggctaagcaagtgcagaatggtggtagaatgtgcatttggccgtttaaaaggccgctggagatcattattgactcgctctgacctcagccaaagaaatctccccattgttatttctgcttgctgtgtgctccacaatctctgtgaaagtaagggggagacctttatggcagggtgggaggctgaggcaaatcgcctggctgctgattacgcgcagccagacaccagggcgattagaagagcacaccatgaagcggtgtgcatcagagaagctttaaaaaccagtttcatggctggccaggctacagtgtga
- the LOC135983047 gene encoding myb/SANT-like DNA-binding domain-containing protein 2 has product MQADNRKRAPAWTVREVLDLIAVWGEDSVLAELRSKRRNAKIFEKISKGMMERGHNRDSDQCRVKVKELRQAYQKTKEANGRSGSEPRTCRYYAELHAILGGAATTNPPVFVDSGSGIVSTPEDSADGVEEEEEEEDELAESTQHSILPNSQDLFITLTEVPSQASQASQASTQDSDPMEGTSAAANSSSLPPPSRRLSQIRRRKKKTREEMFSEIMQSSRSDRAHLNEWKETVSKYRKEVSEREERRDQREDMRDQREERRDQREERRDARDERWRQEDQRMKEATLGLLQRLVEVQERLLENRLPLQPLFHPPPSPCSVSSSPRRVRTRGGRLRTPSHSTPVDSPSKRLSFF; this is encoded by the exons atgcaggctgataatcgaaaaagagcaccagcatggaccgtgagggaggtactggatctgatcgctgtatggggagaggattcagtgcttgcagaacttcgttctaaaagacgaaatgcaaaaatttttgaaaaaatctccaagggcatgatggagagaggccacaatagggactcagatcagtgccgcgtgaaagtcaaggaactcagacaagcctatcagaaaacaaaggaggcaaacggtcgctccgggtcagagccgcggacatgccgctactacgccgagctgcatgcaattctagggggggctgccaccactaacccacctgtgttcgtggattctgggtcggggatagtctcgacgcctgaggattctgccgatggggtagaggaggaggaggaggaggaggatgagcttgcagagagcacacagcactccattctccccaacagccaggatctttttatcaccctgactgaagtaccctcccaagcctcccaagcctcccaagccagtacccaagactctgaccccatggaaggcacctcag cagctgcaaattcctcaagcctccctcctccatcccgaaggttatcacagataaggcgtcgtaagaagaagacgcgagaagagatgttttctgaaattatgcaatccagcaggagtgacagagctcatctgaatgagtggaaggaaacagtttcaaagtataggaaagaagtcagtgaacgtgaggagaggagggaccaacgtgaggacatgagggaccaacgtgaggagaggagagaccaacgtgaggagaggagagacgctcgagatgagaggtggcgtcaggaagaccagaggatgaaggaagcaacgctggggctgctccagcgtctggtggaggttcaggaacggctgctggaaaacagactgccgcttcagcccctgttccaccctcccccctccccatgttccgtatcctcctcacccagacgtgtaagaacgcggggggggaggctccgtacaccttcccattccaccccagtagacagcccaagcaaaaggctgtcatttttttaa